In candidate division KSB1 bacterium, one genomic interval encodes:
- a CDS encoding S8 family serine peptidase — MKQLRSLFEMACWALLASFVSVGVAWAEPYAIQFKSGVVTPDAGAYEIPQSAYMQTTGTRVHVLLQLEDYLQAGDRERLKADGIELLSYFPDRAYAASIPPTLDVSLLPGLGVRSVTPLWADYKLHPRVTRGEFGPWSEFSSSERIFAVEVHSDVTLDEAVSALKLTGWEPGHRFVAAHSLLVAGDPRNVNELASMDFVAFIDECPPPPEMVNDVARTRLHVNEVQSDPYNLSGASVTILVYDGGMVDSTHPDFGERVTWNEIAAIADHPTHVAGTVGGDGTQSDGTYRGMAPGARIISGQYDVCIPYCLYESPNDFEPDYTQARRQFGVELTTNSIGANISPNGYNCDWMGDYETTSRLLDQMTRDVLGEPLIMFFAAGNERNDAGCGLASYRCMSVPAGAKNIITCGATTSTDATASFSSWGPTDDGRIKPEVSATGVNLTSCAPGPGYGYQDMSGTSMATPATSGTACLILERWHLLFPGAPDPLPETMKAILINSTTDIGAAGPDYQTGFGLVNALKSVQNLNLGGVYEGSLDVGEELNRPFAVAAGTAVLDVSIAWSDVPAAGNVTPTLVNDLDLRLVAPDGTIHLPYTLLPQNPGSPAGRGDDSINVCERASVANPPAGTWTLRVTGTINSGSSQTFGVCANVTLVDTWAAISGQIRDNGNTGIPGEVSISGGAQRQLTDANGNYTLSVPGNTTYTVAARAYGYLPAQTQVVVTNGTVTQNFTLSTAQTGTVHGTVTNQFGTPLLGATLTAFFPNATIPPATTGADGTYELILPGGNSYELRCAAGSDQASTTVTVPENGNVTANFEIEDARYNPTGPDDYGYYAYEANDPGLPAVYDWTEISPNAGGAGTLVPSGTASNDWVVNLTCPFPVRYYGVESTNLRIGADGWVGIGTGANGTAYSNQPIPTAADPNTMIAVMWDDNNPGPAQSNRADGAGDISTYHDAANDRFIVEYHDVAHFSPTTNRTTAQLIIYSQAERPTLTGDNEFELMFQHVDYEDNSSTDADGTIGCENGDGTTGLQIVYAGTYDATVFGLSDSYALRFTTGAVTGHGAIRGRLTMHPAPDYTQVPVVLGPYTITPAADGTYFFTGVVARSYTMTVSYPDYELGSNSNVVVNADDTTTVDFELWRMDPARNLVGEYDWAVPEIRLNWDPALSLADGAANGRGRGALDGFLGYEIWLGGRGLQGTTQDTFFVYPVTQSRAYNFWILARYDGGDADTSNHYRVTVDLAAADVASLIPDRFYLAQNYPNPFNPSTTIEYGLPRSVDVRIEVFNVLGMQVATLLDGLQPAGVHQVEFNGAATGTGIYYCRIQAGEFSGIQKMLLMK, encoded by the coding sequence ATGAAACAGCTACGAAGTCTTTTTGAAATGGCTTGCTGGGCGCTGCTTGCGAGCTTCGTTTCTGTGGGCGTCGCGTGGGCGGAGCCGTACGCGATACAGTTCAAGAGCGGCGTGGTTACGCCTGACGCCGGGGCGTACGAGATTCCACAATCCGCTTACATGCAGACCACGGGGACGCGCGTTCACGTGTTGCTGCAACTGGAGGACTATCTGCAGGCCGGGGATCGCGAGCGTTTGAAAGCCGACGGTATCGAGCTGCTCTCTTACTTCCCGGACCGGGCGTATGCGGCGAGCATTCCGCCGACACTCGACGTGTCGCTGCTGCCCGGACTGGGCGTGCGGAGCGTGACGCCGCTGTGGGCGGACTACAAACTGCATCCGCGCGTGACGCGCGGCGAGTTTGGTCCGTGGAGCGAGTTTTCGAGCAGTGAGCGCATTTTCGCGGTCGAAGTGCATTCGGACGTCACACTTGATGAAGCCGTGTCCGCATTGAAGCTGACGGGCTGGGAGCCTGGCCATCGTTTTGTCGCGGCTCATTCGCTGTTGGTCGCCGGCGACCCGCGGAACGTGAACGAACTGGCGAGCATGGATTTCGTCGCGTTCATCGACGAATGTCCGCCGCCACCGGAGATGGTCAACGATGTGGCGCGGACGCGCTTGCATGTGAACGAAGTGCAGAGCGACCCGTATAATCTGAGTGGCGCGAGCGTGACGATTCTGGTCTATGACGGCGGGATGGTGGACAGCACGCATCCGGATTTCGGCGAGCGCGTGACGTGGAATGAAATCGCGGCGATCGCGGATCACCCGACGCACGTGGCCGGGACGGTGGGCGGCGACGGGACGCAGAGCGACGGGACGTATCGCGGCATGGCGCCGGGGGCGCGGATCATCAGCGGGCAGTACGACGTGTGCATCCCCTATTGCCTGTACGAGAGTCCCAACGATTTCGAGCCGGATTACACGCAGGCGCGGCGGCAGTTCGGGGTCGAATTGACGACCAATTCGATTGGGGCGAACATCAGTCCCAACGGGTACAACTGCGATTGGATGGGCGACTACGAGACGACGTCGCGGCTGCTGGATCAAATGACGCGCGACGTGCTTGGCGAACCGCTGATCATGTTCTTCGCGGCGGGCAATGAGCGGAACGATGCCGGCTGCGGTTTGGCGAGCTATCGCTGTATGTCGGTCCCGGCGGGTGCGAAGAACATCATCACGTGCGGCGCGACGACCTCGACTGACGCGACGGCTTCGTTTTCGTCCTGGGGTCCGACCGACGACGGGCGGATCAAGCCGGAAGTCAGCGCGACGGGCGTCAATCTGACCTCGTGCGCGCCCGGACCGGGCTACGGCTATCAGGATATGAGCGGAACGTCGATGGCGACACCCGCGACATCGGGCACGGCCTGCTTGATACTTGAGCGCTGGCACCTGTTATTTCCCGGCGCACCCGATCCGTTGCCCGAAACGATGAAGGCGATTCTGATCAATTCGACCACGGACATCGGTGCCGCCGGACCGGATTACCAGACCGGTTTTGGTTTGGTGAACGCGCTGAAGTCCGTCCAGAATCTTAATCTTGGCGGCGTTTATGAAGGCTCGCTGGACGTTGGGGAAGAATTGAATCGGCCGTTTGCGGTTGCCGCGGGTACGGCGGTGCTGGATGTCTCGATCGCGTGGAGCGATGTCCCGGCAGCGGGGAATGTGACGCCGACACTCGTGAACGATCTCGATTTGCGCTTGGTCGCTCCGGATGGGACGATTCATCTGCCCTACACGCTGTTGCCGCAGAATCCCGGCAGTCCGGCGGGTCGCGGCGACGACAGCATCAACGTTTGCGAGCGCGCGAGTGTGGCGAATCCGCCGGCCGGAACGTGGACCCTGCGCGTGACGGGCACGATCAACAGCGGGAGTTCCCAGACGTTTGGCGTCTGCGCGAACGTCACGTTGGTCGATACGTGGGCGGCAATTTCGGGACAGATTCGCGATAACGGCAACACGGGAATTCCGGGCGAGGTATCGATCTCCGGTGGTGCGCAGCGGCAGCTGACGGACGCGAACGGGAACTACACGCTGAGCGTCCCCGGCAACACGACTTACACGGTGGCCGCACGTGCGTACGGCTACCTCCCTGCCCAGACGCAGGTGGTGGTGACCAACGGCACGGTCACGCAGAACTTTACATTGTCCACCGCGCAGACCGGCACGGTTCACGGCACCGTCACCAACCAGTTCGGAACTCCGCTTTTGGGCGCCACGCTTACCGCGTTCTTTCCGAATGCCACAATCCCTCCGGCGACGACCGGCGCGGATGGCACCTACGAGTTGATATTGCCGGGCGGGAACTCTTACGAGCTGCGCTGTGCGGCCGGCAGCGACCAGGCCTCGACCACCGTTACAGTGCCGGAGAACGGGAATGTGACCGCGAACTTTGAGATCGAAGACGCGCGGTACAATCCCACCGGACCCGACGATTACGGATATTATGCGTACGAGGCCAATGATCCCGGCCTGCCCGCGGTTTATGACTGGACGGAGATCAGTCCAAACGCAGGGGGAGCCGGCACCCTGGTGCCGAGCGGCACGGCGAGCAACGATTGGGTCGTGAACCTAACGTGTCCGTTCCCGGTGCGCTACTATGGCGTCGAATCGACGAATCTGCGCATTGGCGCGGACGGCTGGGTCGGCATCGGCACGGGCGCCAACGGCACGGCCTATTCCAACCAGCCGATTCCCACGGCAGCCGATCCCAATACCATGATTGCTGTGATGTGGGACGACAATAACCCGGGTCCGGCGCAGAGCAACCGTGCGGATGGTGCGGGCGATATCTCGACCTATCACGACGCGGCGAATGACCGATTTATCGTGGAGTATCACGACGTTGCTCACTTCTCGCCGACGACCAACCGCACCACAGCACAGCTCATTATCTACAGTCAGGCGGAGCGGCCGACGTTGACAGGCGACAACGAGTTTGAGCTGATGTTCCAGCACGTGGACTACGAGGACAACTCCTCCACGGATGCGGATGGGACGATCGGCTGCGAGAACGGCGACGGTACGACCGGCTTGCAGATTGTCTATGCCGGCACGTACGATGCCACCGTCTTTGGCTTGAGCGACTCGTACGCGCTGCGCTTCACGACCGGCGCCGTGACGGGCCACGGGGCGATCCGGGGCCGGTTGACGATGCACCCGGCTCCCGATTACACACAAGTGCCGGTTGTGCTGGGACCTTACACGATCACCCCGGCGGCGGACGGCACGTATTTCTTCACCGGCGTCGTGGCGCGCTCGTACACGATGACGGTTTCCTATCCGGACTACGAACTGGGGAGTAACTCGAACGTCGTGGTCAATGCGGATGACACGACCACGGTGGACTTTGAGCTGTGGCGGATGGATCCGGCGCGCAACCTGGTGGGCGAGTATGACTGGGCGGTTCCCGAGATTCGGCTGAATTGGGATCCGGCCTTGTCACTGGCAGATGGTGCCGCGAATGGTCGCGGACGCGGTGCGCTGGACGGCTTCCTCGGCTACGAGATCTGGCTGGGCGGCCGCGGCTTGCAGGGAACAACTCAGGATACGTTCTTCGTATATCCGGTGACCCAGAGCCGTGCGTACAACTTCTGGATTCTCGCGCGGTATGACGGCGGCGACGCGGATACCTCGAACCACTATCGCGTGACCGTCGATTTGGCGGCGGCGGACGTGGCGAGCTTGATTCCGGACCGTTTCTACCTTGCGCAAAACTATCCGAATCCGTTCAATCCATCGACGACGATCGAATACGGATTGCCGCGGAGTGTGGACGTTCGGATCGAGGTCTTCAACGTGCTGGGCATGCAGGTAGCGACGTTGCTTGACGGCCTGCAGCCGGCGGGCGTCCACCAGGTTGAGTTCAATGGGGCGGCGACGGGCACGGGTATCTACTATTGTCGGATTCAGGCGGGCGAATTCTCCGGCATCCAGAAGATGCTGTTGATGAAATAA